The segment AAGCGCCTCCGGCCTCATGTCAAGACGCACAAGACCGCCGAGATCATCGCCATGCAGATCCGGTTGGGCATCACCCGGTTCAAGGCCTCCACCATTGCCGAGGCCGAGATGTGCGCCGCCGTCGGTGCCACCGATGTCCTCGTGGCCATGCCCTGCGTCGGCATCAATGCTCATCGCCTCGCCGATCTCGCGGTCAAGTTCCCCGACACCCAGTTCTCCAGCATCGCCGATGCCGAGGAGACCATTCAGTTCCTCGCCTCCGCTGCCCAGCAGCACAATGTCACCCTCGGCGTCTATCTCGAGCTCGACTGCGGCATGGGCCGTACCGGCATCGTCCCTGGCGATGAGGCTGCCATTCTGGCCCACGACCTCAAAGACACCCCCCGCCTCCAGTTCTGCGGCCTGCACGCCTACGATGGCCACATCCACGATGACAGCCTAGACGTGCGCAAGGAGCGCTGCGATGCCGCCTTCGCCTCCGTCCTCCAGTTCCGCTGCCGTCTCCAGGGAGAGGGCATCATTGTGAAGGAGCTCGTCGCCGGCGGCTCTCCCACCTTCGGCATCCACGCCGCCCATGCCGACCGCACCCTCAGCCCCGGCACCACTGTCCTCTGGGACTTCGGCTACGGCGACAAATACCCTGGCGACCTGCCCTTCCAGCCTGCCGCCGTGCTCCTCACCCGAGTCATCAGCAAGCCCGGCAAAAACCGCCTCACCCTCGACCTCGGCCACAAGTCCGTCGCTCCCGAGAATCCGCACCCCCGCGTCCGCTTCGAGGAGCTGCCAGACGCCGTCGCCATCATGCAGAGCGAGGAGCACCTCGTCCTCGAAACCGAGCGCGCCCATCAGTTCACCATCGGCCAGGCCCTCCACGGCATCCCCCGCCACGTCTGCCCCACCGTCTCCATGCACGGAGAGGCCTACATCATCGAAGGCTGCAAGACCACCGAACGCTGGCCCATCACGGCGAGGAATAGGCTGATCACAGTGTGAATGGCTGGAGCCTACACATCAAAATATCCGCCCTTCGCTTCTTTCCACATCTTGTAGCCATCGAGTTCATCTTCATGAACTGAGCCGGTGACGATGAGTTTTGGACCCATCGATAGGAAGCATGCTCTGGTTAATGGCAGATGACCAATGGACTCAACTGCATCATGATTCTCTCCCGTCATCGTGAGTTGAGCCTGTTCTAGTTCCTTGGGCCGTTCACTCCACTTGTTTGCATAAGTGCGGATATGAACACCTCCGTCGTCAGCTTGTAAAAGCTTGATCACTTTATACGAATCTTGTGACCAAACCGAATACAAGCCTCCAACTTGGAACTTAAAACTACTCTCAAAAACAGTTTTGAGGTTCGAGGTTTGTTCGGGGCTGAAAGCCCAGCGGAGGTGCTCATCATTTGGATTTAATACAATGCCGGCCAAACCGGGGAGGCCGAAAACAAGTTCCATGGCAGGAATTTCGACGGCTTTGTCGAAAGGTCCCCAGTTTTTCGCTTCTGACAGAGCTCGTTCTCTGGAAGTAAAAGCTGCAACATATGGGATGTCACCCGCATGGGTTGTGATTGCAGCATCGGAGAGACGTTTGTCTCCTTTGGTTAAAATAAAAACTTCGGAACCACCAAAGTTCACCAGCAGGTGACAGAGGGATTCTTGGTTTTCCTCGGACAAATGGAGAATCAGCGCAATTTCCAAGGCATTACCCCGCCCAATTTCAAAGTCAGCCATGATTTTCTGAACAAGGGCTGATTTCGCCTTCTGTGCTTCTCTTTTCTTGCCGAGCTTTTTGAAGAAATCGAACATGGATTGCGCAGTTTTCTCCGAACAAGGAGGTGAGGATGCAAGCTGTCGAGTCAAATCCGGCCGCTGCGTTTGAAATGACTGCGGCACGGGAAGTCTACCCGAGCATTTGGTGGTTTCCTTTCCGTGCCTTCCGTGTATTCCGTAGGCCATCCCCATGAACCACTGGCTCCTCAAATCCGAACCCGACGTCTTCTCCTTCGACCACCTGAAGCAGCGGCCCAAGAAGACCGAGCCCTGGAACGGCGTGCGCAATTACCAGGTCCGCAACATGATGCGCGACGACATGTCCCTCGGAGACCTCGGCTTCTTCTACCACTCCAGCTGCGACGTCCCCGGCATCGCTGGCATTGTGAAGATCGTCAAGGAAGCCTACCCCGATCCCACGCAGTTTGACCCCTCCTCCGAATACTTCGACAAAGGCAGCAAGCACGAAGACCCCCGCTGGCTCATGGTCGATGTAAAATGGGAGGCCGACTTCAAGACCTTCGTCACCCTCGACATGCTCCGCGCCGACCCCAAGCTCGCCGACATGCTCATCCTCCGCCGCGGCAACCGCCTCTCCATCACACCAGTGGAAGCCAAGCACTGGGAACGCATCTGCAAGCTCGGCGGCCTTTGATGCGAGAGCATTTGGAGTGCGGTCGCGAAGATGCAAGGCGCAGGCCTGCATCGCAGCTACCGCTTTCACGGGGTTTTGGACGTGCTTCGGCCACAGCCTGCCGTCCGGCATGCGGTGAGTGCTTTCGGGCAGCATGATGGCTTCCGCACGCCGTCCAGCCTGCAGAAAGCGGTAGCTGCGCGCAGCCCGCTCCTACTTGTCCACCACCATCTCCGTCACGCTCACCGTGCCGTAGCTGAACCCCACGCTGAGATTCGCCTTCGCACGCGCGATGGACGCATGCTCATACGTCTTCACAAAATCGCCCACCTTCACCGTGGCCTTGCTGCCTCGCAGCTCTACGCGGATCTTCGTCCACGCATCCGCCTTCAGCACCACCGCCTTCTCGTTCCCCAGTGAGATCGATTTGTGATCTTTCTCATCCGGCGGAAAGGCGCGCACGCCCATCCCGGCCCGGGTGAAAACCACCCGGAACACATGCCCCTCTTTACCGTTCGCGGTAAAGACGATCGTCTTGTTCGCCGCATCCGGTTTCACCGCGAAATGGATCGCCGCGTCTGTGTAAGCCAGATCATAAAAAAGGATGGGCCCATGATCTTTGTTCTTCTTGAACAGCGCATCATCCTGCGTGCACGTGGCGCTGCCTTCCGCAAACTTCCACTCGCCACGCATGGCTCGGCGGCCTTCAAAAGTCGTCGGAAGAAACTCATCCTTCAGCAGCGGAGCTTCGGCACCCAGGGCTGAGGAGACGATCAGGGCAAACAGGACGGCTTTAAACTTCATGGCAGTGTCTTGGCGATCTTGTTAAACCCTTCGCGCACCGTTCCATCCGCGCTGATCAGCGGCTGCGGATTCTCTACGCGTCCCAGCTCACGCACGCCGGGCGCGTCCTTGGTCTTGTCTCCCAGGTCCGCCCTCATCGTCTCCGCATGCTTCTCCAGCTGCGCCACGATGTCCGCATGCTCTGCGGCCACGTTCTTCGCCTCGCCGATGTCTTCCTCCAGGTTATACAGCTCGTTCTTGCCCAGGTGCAGCTTCCACGGCCCGCTGCGCACCGCCTGCAGGTTGAAGCCCGCATAGTAATAAAACACATCATGCCCGCTCGCGCCCTTCTGGCCTAGCAACACAGGCGAGATATCCTTCCCGTCCAGCTTCAGCTCGCCCACGCTCTTGCAGTGCGCCAGCTCGCCAAAGGTCGGCAGCCAGTCCATGTGCGCTGTGATGGCCTTGGTCTCCGTGCCTGCGGGGATCCTGCCCGGCCACCACGCGATCGTGCATACGCGGATGCCGCCCTCCAGCGTGCTGCCCTTGCTGCCACGCAGCGGCGTGTTGTCCGCGCCTTGATTCAGCGGCCCGCCGTTGTCGCTGGTGAAGACCACCAGTGTGTTCGCATCCAGCTTCAGCTCACGCAGCGTGTCCAGCACCTGCCCCACAGACCAGTCCACCTCGATGGCCCAGTCTTTCTGCAGGCTGATGCCTGATTTGCCCATGAATTCCTGATGCGGGTAGTGCGGGAAATGCACCGCATTGTGCGGCAGGTAGAGGAAGAACGGCTTCTTCTGATGCTCGCGGATGAACTTCACCGCACGCTCCGTGTACCGTCGTGTGAAAGTGTGCTGCTGCGCCGCCTTCACGCGCTCCACCACATTGTGGTCTTCGATCAGCGGCAGCGGTGGCTGCGCCTGTCCCTTGATCCCCGTCTCCGGCTCGGCGTCGGCCTTGGCTGCTCCTGCTTTGCCCTTCGCGGCAGCCTTCGGCAGCGGTTGGTCAGGATTGCTCTTCGAGCCCTCCGCTCCCGGCCCCATGTCGTTGGAATAGGGAATGCCATAGTAGCTGTCGAAGCCCTGGTTCGTGGGCAGAAACTCCGGCTGGTCACCCAGGTGCCATTTACCGATGCACGCCGTTGCATAGCCTGCGCCCTTTAGCACCTCGGCCACCGTGGTCGCCTTCGGGCTCAGGCCCACCGCCGCTGCTGGAAACAGCACATGCGGCACCGGCAGCACACGCTTCGGGTAGCAGCCCGTCATCATCGCTGCGCGCGATGGCGTGCACACCGGCGCGGCATAGTGGCTCGTCAGCTTCATCCCCTCCTTCGCCATGCGGTCGAGGTGAGGCGTGGAGATCTTCGCCCCAAACGGCCCGATGTCCGCATAGCCCAGATCATCAATGTTGATCAGCACAATGTTCGGCGTCTCGGCGGCGAAGGCGGAATACAGCAGAGTGAATGAAGAGAGAATAAGGAGCAGGGGTTTCATGAAAAGAAGAAGTCGAATGCTCAAGGATCCACCAGTTCAGGATTGTACATCACATTTCCCTGTGGGATCGCAGGCGTCACACCATCAGCAGGGAAGGTGGTCTTCACGATGCCATGGAGCTGCTCGGCCAGCTTCGCCTGCACCTCGGCCTGCTCCGGTTTGTCCGCCAGATTAGTCAGCTCCTTCGGGTCGGTTTCATGATCGTACAGCTCCTTGCCCGCCTTGCCTTCATCCCACTCGGTGTAGCGATAGCGGTCCGTGCGCAGCGCATAGCCAAAGATTCGTTTCCCATCATCTCCCTTCGCGGCGCTCGCGCCCATGCGCTTGAAGCCACCACCACGCACCACCTGGCTCAGCACCCAGCCGCGTCCTTTCACCGTGGGGTCCTTCAGCATCGGTGCCAGG is part of the Prosthecobacter vanneervenii genome and harbors:
- a CDS encoding D-TA family PLP-dependent enzyme; its protein translation is MHPAWFHVENEADIPSPALLFYRKRIEENLALMIKIAGDPKRLRPHVKTHKTAEIIAMQIRLGITRFKASTIAEAEMCAAVGATDVLVAMPCVGINAHRLADLAVKFPDTQFSSIADAEETIQFLASAAQQHNVTLGVYLELDCGMGRTGIVPGDEAAILAHDLKDTPRLQFCGLHAYDGHIHDDSLDVRKERCDAAFASVLQFRCRLQGEGIIVKELVAGGSPTFGIHAAHADRTLSPGTTVLWDFGYGDKYPGDLPFQPAAVLLTRVISKPGKNRLTLDLGHKSVAPENPHPRVRFEELPDAVAIMQSEEHLVLETERAHQFTIGQALHGIPRHVCPTVSMHGEAYIIEGCKTTERWPITARNRLITV
- a CDS encoding SseB family protein, with the protein product MFDFFKKLGKKREAQKAKSALVQKIMADFEIGRGNALEIALILHLSEENQESLCHLLVNFGGSEVFILTKGDKRLSDAAITTHAGDIPYVAAFTSRERALSEAKNWGPFDKAVEIPAMELVFGLPGLAGIVLNPNDEHLRWAFSPEQTSNLKTVFESSFKFQVGGLYSVWSQDSYKVIKLLQADDGGVHIRTYANKWSERPKELEQAQLTMTGENHDAVESIGHLPLTRACFLSMGPKLIVTGSVHEDELDGYKMWKEAKGGYFDV
- a CDS encoding EVE domain-containing protein translates to MNHWLLKSEPDVFSFDHLKQRPKKTEPWNGVRNYQVRNMMRDDMSLGDLGFFYHSSCDVPGIAGIVKIVKEAYPDPTQFDPSSEYFDKGSKHEDPRWLMVDVKWEADFKTFVTLDMLRADPKLADMLILRRGNRLSITPVEAKHWERICKLGGL
- a CDS encoding sulfatase family protein, producing the protein MKPLLLILSSFTLLYSAFAAETPNIVLINIDDLGYADIGPFGAKISTPHLDRMAKEGMKLTSHYAAPVCTPSRAAMMTGCYPKRVLPVPHVLFPAAAVGLSPKATTVAEVLKGAGYATACIGKWHLGDQPEFLPTNQGFDSYYGIPYSNDMGPGAEGSKSNPDQPLPKAAAKGKAGAAKADAEPETGIKGQAQPPLPLIEDHNVVERVKAAQQHTFTRRYTERAVKFIREHQKKPFFLYLPHNAVHFPHYPHQEFMGKSGISLQKDWAIEVDWSVGQVLDTLRELKLDANTLVVFTSDNGGPLNQGADNTPLRGSKGSTLEGGIRVCTIAWWPGRIPAGTETKAITAHMDWLPTFGELAHCKSVGELKLDGKDISPVLLGQKGASGHDVFYYYAGFNLQAVRSGPWKLHLGKNELYNLEEDIGEAKNVAAEHADIVAQLEKHAETMRADLGDKTKDAPGVRELGRVENPQPLISADGTVREGFNKIAKTLP